One Streptomyces coeruleorubidus DNA segment encodes these proteins:
- a CDS encoding GntR family transcriptional regulator translates to MDRTTPHDHPTAEGEPLYRRIATELLGEPRDGTVPPGERLPGERRPAGHFGVSRETVRQALELLRRDGLVATDRRGSHAALPGLPVETPTSLTFPVGARAATPGTVARATMAWEPASPHCLNGVGGAPIPDRADGTAAAQLWRAYDWMRRAGLTLHHRDAITRLASTPSVRVTRRVHDQYARPLEITDLVVDAQRDALVYEFTLPGRTPTPSGA, encoded by the coding sequence ATGGACCGCACCACCCCGCACGACCACCCGACGGCCGAAGGAGAGCCCCTGTACCGGCGGATCGCCACGGAGTTGCTCGGCGAACCGCGCGACGGCACCGTGCCGCCCGGCGAACGGCTGCCGGGCGAGCGGCGGCCGGCCGGGCACTTCGGGGTCAGCCGGGAGACCGTACGGCAGGCGCTGGAGCTGCTGCGCCGCGACGGTCTCGTCGCCACCGACCGGCGCGGCAGCCACGCCGCACTGCCCGGCCTGCCGGTCGAGACCCCGACCTCGCTCACCTTCCCGGTCGGCGCCCGCGCCGCGACCCCGGGCACGGTGGCCCGCGCCACCATGGCCTGGGAGCCGGCCTCCCCCCACTGCTTGAACGGCGTGGGAGGCGCCCCCATCCCCGACCGCGCCGACGGCACCGCCGCCGCGCAGCTGTGGCGGGCCTACGACTGGATGCGCCGGGCCGGCCTGACCCTGCACCACCGCGACGCCATCACCCGCCTCGCGAGCACGCCGTCGGTACGGGTCACCCGGCGCGTGCACGACCAGTACGCGCGCCCGCTGGAGATCACCGACCTCGTGGTGGACGCCCAACGGGACGCGCTGGTCTACGAGTTCACCCTGCCGGGCCGGACCCCGACGCCGAGCGGCGCGTGA
- a CDS encoding alpha/beta fold hydrolase: protein MSTFTTSDGTEIYYKDWGEGQPVVFSHGWPLNADAWDGQARLVAENGFRAIAHDRRGHGRSGQPWQGNHMDRYADDLAELIEALHLDDAVLVGHSTGGGEVARYIGRHGTARVAKAVLLGAVPPLMLRKEANPEGTPKEAFDGIRTAVAADRSQFYWELSESFYGFNRPGAAVSEGMRRAFWMWSMQAGLKGAYDCVAQFSETDFTEDLRRIDVPTLVAHGDDDQIVPIGAAAQRTAQLVKDATLKVYPGAPHGLVGDFEKAFNDDLLNFLRD from the coding sequence ATGAGCACGTTCACCACGTCCGACGGAACCGAGATCTACTACAAGGACTGGGGCGAGGGACAGCCCGTGGTGTTCAGCCACGGCTGGCCCCTCAACGCGGACGCCTGGGACGGTCAGGCGCGTCTGGTCGCCGAGAACGGGTTCCGGGCGATCGCGCACGACCGCCGCGGGCACGGCCGCTCGGGTCAGCCGTGGCAGGGCAACCACATGGACCGGTACGCCGACGACCTGGCCGAACTGATCGAGGCGCTGCACCTCGACGACGCGGTCCTGGTGGGCCATTCGACCGGCGGCGGCGAGGTGGCCCGTTACATCGGGCGGCACGGGACCGCGCGGGTCGCCAAGGCCGTACTGCTGGGCGCGGTGCCGCCGCTGATGCTGCGGAAGGAGGCCAATCCGGAGGGCACCCCGAAGGAGGCCTTCGACGGCATCCGCACCGCCGTGGCGGCAGACCGCTCGCAGTTCTACTGGGAGCTGAGCGAGAGCTTCTACGGCTTCAACCGGCCCGGGGCCGCCGTGTCGGAGGGCATGCGGCGGGCGTTCTGGATGTGGAGCATGCAGGCCGGGCTGAAGGGCGCCTACGACTGCGTCGCGCAGTTCTCGGAGACCGACTTCACCGAGGACCTGCGGCGGATCGACGTGCCGACGCTGGTCGCGCACGGCGACGACGACCAGATCGTGCCGATCGGCGCCGCGGCCCAGCGGACCGCCCAGCTCGTCAAGGACGCCACGCTGAAGGTGTACCCGGGCGCCCCGCACGGTCTGGTGGGCGACTTCGAGAAGGCGTTCAACGACGATCTGCTGAACTTCCTGCGCGACTGA
- a CDS encoding nuclear transport factor 2 family protein, with protein MRAFREAVEALDLDAAEALLAPDIVFTSPVVFKPYTGKPITAAILRAVSGVFEDFRYVREINDVNGRDHALVFTARVGDREINGCDFIHVDEDGLIDELTVMVRPLSAAQALAAAMGAQFERIAEEARARSV; from the coding sequence ATGCGTGCATTCCGTGAGGCGGTCGAGGCGCTCGACCTCGACGCCGCCGAGGCGCTGCTGGCGCCGGACATCGTCTTCACCAGCCCGGTGGTGTTCAAGCCGTACACCGGAAAGCCGATCACGGCGGCGATCCTGCGCGCCGTCTCCGGTGTCTTCGAGGACTTCCGCTACGTGCGCGAGATCAACGACGTGAACGGCCGTGACCACGCCTTGGTCTTCACCGCGCGGGTGGGCGACCGGGAGATCAACGGCTGCGACTTCATCCATGTCGACGAGGACGGGCTCATCGACGAACTGACCGTGATGGTACGTCCGTTGTCGGCGGCGCAGGCGCTGGCGGCGGCCATGGGCGCGCAGTTCGAGCGGATCGCCGAGGAGGCGCGGGCACGCTCGGTGTGA
- a CDS encoding class I SAM-dependent methyltransferase — protein sequence MTSAEHDRLMRANQANWDARTPVHLASRFYGLDQDPDPERWFAPWEWEDLGDPAGRDVLHLQCHLGTETIAFARRGARAVGLDFSEASVAAATGIAAKAGADVTYVRANVYDAVEALDGRQFDVVYTGKGALCYLPDLNRWAEVVGRLLRPGGRLYVVEFHPLLNSLGPKPAPGEGPELLLRHDYLGGDGPVHRDATHTYTDGPAVEGATDSYEWMHGIGEVVNALTDAGLAVRRLRESDELPWPRWPQMVRTESGWWRLPEPRIPLLYGLLATR from the coding sequence ATGACGTCCGCCGAGCACGACCGGCTGATGCGGGCCAACCAGGCGAACTGGGACGCCCGCACGCCCGTCCATCTCGCCAGCCGGTTCTACGGCCTCGACCAGGATCCCGACCCCGAGCGCTGGTTCGCGCCCTGGGAGTGGGAGGACCTCGGCGACCCGGCCGGCCGTGACGTGCTGCACCTCCAGTGTCACCTCGGCACGGAGACGATCGCCTTCGCACGACGCGGCGCCCGGGCCGTCGGCCTCGACTTCTCCGAGGCGTCCGTGGCGGCCGCGACCGGCATCGCCGCGAAGGCCGGCGCGGACGTGACCTACGTGCGGGCGAACGTGTACGACGCCGTCGAGGCCTTGGACGGGCGGCAGTTCGACGTCGTCTACACCGGCAAGGGCGCCCTGTGTTACCTGCCCGACCTGAACCGGTGGGCGGAGGTCGTCGGCCGGCTCCTGCGTCCCGGCGGCCGGTTGTACGTCGTCGAATTCCATCCCCTGCTCAACTCGCTCGGGCCGAAACCCGCTCCGGGCGAGGGCCCCGAGCTGCTCCTGCGCCACGACTACCTGGGCGGCGACGGTCCCGTGCACCGGGACGCGACCCACACGTACACGGACGGCCCGGCCGTCGAGGGCGCCACGGACAGCTACGAGTGGATGCACGGAATAGGCGAGGTCGTCAACGCGTTGACGGATGCGGGACTGGCCGTCCGGCGGCTGCGGGAAAGCGACGAACTTCCCTGGCCACGGTGGCCGCAGATGGTCCGCACGGAGTCCGGCTGGTGGCGACTGCCCGAGCCGCGGATCCCGCTGCTGTACGGGCTGCTGGCCACACGCTGA
- the rho gene encoding transcription termination factor Rho → MTTTLDTPPAQQQSETRTALGVLDIDASGKGHLRGESCLPTPLDPAVSPALIRRHGLRKGDLVEGALGDRRGLTDVARVNGRTPAELRGRRHFRDLTPLHPQKRLRLEHPAAGLAGRVVDLIAPVGKGQRGLLVAPPKTGKTVILQQLAAAVTGNHPECRLMMLLLDERPEEVTDMRRSVRGEVYASTFDRSAKQHIALAELVIERAKRLVEAGEDVVILLDSLTRLCRAHNNAAASGGRILTGGVDASALTGPKRFFGAARSAEEGGSLTILATALVETGSRADDFYFEELKSTGNMELRLSREPASRRVFPAVDIIPSGTRREELLLPPAELAAMHGLRRVLQNRDGQGALETLLERMRDTPDNATFLRRIQPTLPSD, encoded by the coding sequence ATGACCACCACACTCGACACCCCGCCCGCCCAGCAGCAGTCCGAGACCCGGACCGCCCTCGGCGTCCTCGACATCGACGCGAGCGGGAAGGGGCATCTGCGCGGCGAGAGCTGCCTGCCCACGCCCCTCGACCCTGCGGTCTCACCCGCCCTGATCCGCCGCCACGGCCTGCGCAAGGGCGACCTCGTCGAGGGCGCCCTGGGCGACCGGCGCGGGCTCACCGACGTCGCAAGGGTCAACGGCCGTACGCCCGCTGAACTGCGCGGCCGCCGGCACTTCCGGGACCTGACGCCGCTGCATCCGCAGAAGCGGCTCCGCCTCGAACACCCGGCCGCGGGGCTGGCCGGTCGGGTCGTCGACCTGATCGCACCGGTCGGCAAGGGCCAGCGCGGGCTTCTCGTGGCCCCGCCCAAGACCGGCAAGACCGTCATCCTCCAGCAGCTCGCGGCCGCCGTCACCGGCAACCATCCCGAGTGCCGGCTGATGATGCTGCTGCTCGACGAGCGGCCCGAGGAGGTCACCGACATGCGGCGCAGCGTGCGGGGCGAGGTGTACGCCTCGACCTTCGACCGGAGCGCCAAGCAGCACATCGCACTCGCCGAGCTCGTGATCGAGCGGGCCAAGCGGCTCGTCGAGGCGGGCGAGGACGTCGTGATCCTCCTCGACTCCCTCACCCGGCTGTGCCGGGCGCACAACAACGCGGCCGCCTCCGGAGGCCGCATCCTCACCGGAGGCGTCGACGCATCCGCGCTGACCGGACCCAAGCGGTTCTTCGGCGCCGCCCGGTCGGCCGAGGAGGGCGGTTCCCTCACGATCCTCGCGACGGCGCTGGTGGAGACCGGTTCCCGGGCCGACGACTTCTACTTCGAGGAACTGAAGAGCACCGGCAACATGGAGCTCCGGCTGAGCCGCGAACCGGCCTCCCGGCGTGTGTTCCCGGCCGTCGACATCATCCCCTCCGGCACCCGCCGCGAGGAACTCCTGCTGCCCCCGGCCGAGTTGGCGGCCATGCACGGCCTGCGGCGGGTCCTGCAGAACCGGGACGGGCAGGGCGCCCTGGAGACCCTCCTGGAACGCATGCGCGACACCCCGGACAACGCGACGTTCCTGCGGCGCATCCAGCCGACGCTGCCCTCGGACTGA
- a CDS encoding helix-turn-helix domain-containing protein, with protein MLRIHFSDVDLARTRVAAAPDPVWEIAASMHRLQSRKGRWAYAEWYRTARQQLREKGLERLLRSVLLPLYPRAAYFPDFLTPADAVGDLDAGMESIVATPAERILVEMAVLDRTVGAPAWAGQLAGLEARKEFVGMLRAYYDAVVAPYEEQAQARIEAERVARCRGLLDGGVEGMLSGLGPMLRWRPPVLEASYPKQTGDRDLYLDGRGLTLVPSYFNWGEPVAFADPQLPPVLWYSLLHELSSPDAPYGADADDRPLNNLLGRARAVSLRAASTGATTAEMARAAGVSASSASRHATALRDAGLITTVRHGPAVLHTLTPAGASLLRAGTGGSG; from the coding sequence ATGCTCCGCATCCACTTCAGCGACGTGGACCTGGCGCGCACCAGGGTCGCCGCCGCACCTGATCCGGTGTGGGAGATCGCCGCGAGTATGCACCGGTTACAGTCCCGCAAAGGGCGGTGGGCCTATGCCGAGTGGTACCGCACGGCACGGCAGCAACTGCGGGAGAAGGGGCTGGAGCGGCTCCTGCGGAGTGTCCTGCTGCCGCTGTACCCGAGGGCCGCGTACTTCCCGGACTTCCTGACCCCCGCCGACGCCGTGGGCGACCTGGACGCGGGCATGGAGTCGATCGTGGCCACGCCTGCAGAACGCATCCTGGTGGAGATGGCCGTCCTCGACCGGACGGTGGGTGCCCCCGCCTGGGCCGGGCAGCTGGCCGGGCTGGAGGCGCGCAAGGAGTTCGTGGGGATGCTGCGCGCGTACTACGACGCGGTCGTCGCCCCGTACGAGGAGCAGGCACAGGCCCGGATCGAGGCGGAGCGGGTGGCACGCTGCCGTGGGCTCCTGGACGGCGGGGTCGAGGGCATGCTCTCCGGGCTCGGGCCCATGCTGCGCTGGCGCCCTCCCGTCCTGGAGGCCAGCTATCCCAAGCAGACCGGTGACCGGGACCTGTACCTGGACGGCCGTGGACTCACGCTCGTCCCCTCGTACTTCAACTGGGGCGAGCCGGTCGCCTTCGCCGATCCCCAACTGCCGCCCGTGCTCTGGTACTCGCTGCTCCACGAGCTGAGCTCGCCGGACGCCCCGTACGGCGCCGACGCCGACGACAGGCCCTTGAACAACCTCCTCGGCCGCGCTCGCGCGGTCTCACTGCGCGCCGCTTCCACCGGCGCCACGACCGCCGAGATGGCCCGTGCCGCCGGTGTCTCGGCGTCCTCGGCCAGTCGGCACGCCACCGCGTTGCGCGACGCGGGCCTCATCACCACCGTCCGGCACGGCCCGGCCGTACTGCACACCCTCACGCCTGCCGGGGCGTCCTTGCTCAGGGCGGGCACAGGCGGATCCGGCTGA
- a CDS encoding glycosyltransferase 87 family protein: MTPAPPRTDRGRLLLVLALATLVTVFTATVPLLRDWFDLRVYYGSIDSWVHHGGRIYDYRVPGTTYGFTYPPFAAVVMLPMALLDLHTAIATALLLNLAALALVLRLLAGPDWRRHGWYGWALTACVLALFEPLRDTFSFGQVNLLLLALVLTDAALLATGRTRWAGIGIGLAAAIKLTPALFIGLLLVARRWRAAAVATVVALGATALAASADPDASRFYWSEALWDTNRVGRLGYVSNQSVQGILARLGEPDRAVWAAAVVLVLGVWALRARRAVAAGDWTAAFALTGLAACLVSPITWVHHLVWLLPSFAVLIRTGHPRIAGALYAVLCTSVVWLWFDDASGVDGFLGSNTYAWITLGLLLWLPVDQPPDRRTGSRSTSTTTAAPSPAAPAISPAAVQPESASSGTAAATAGGVGAAGRAAALDASSEPTGSTRLPALNPQSSSERASSYTAEPPPS, from the coding sequence ATGACCCCGGCTCCGCCGCGCACCGACCGCGGACGACTGCTGCTCGTACTCGCCCTCGCCACGCTGGTGACGGTCTTCACCGCGACCGTGCCCCTGCTGCGCGACTGGTTCGACCTGCGCGTCTACTACGGAAGCATCGACAGTTGGGTCCACCACGGCGGCCGGATCTACGACTACCGGGTCCCCGGCACGACGTACGGCTTCACCTACCCGCCGTTCGCCGCCGTTGTCATGCTGCCGATGGCCCTGCTGGACCTCCACACCGCGATCGCCACCGCCCTGCTGCTCAACCTGGCGGCCCTGGCTCTGGTCCTGCGGCTGCTCGCGGGGCCGGACTGGCGGCGCCACGGCTGGTACGGCTGGGCGCTGACCGCCTGTGTTCTCGCGCTGTTCGAACCGCTCCGCGACACCTTCAGTTTCGGCCAGGTGAACCTGCTGCTGCTGGCTCTCGTGCTCACCGACGCGGCGCTGCTCGCCACCGGACGCACACGCTGGGCGGGCATCGGCATCGGGCTGGCGGCCGCGATCAAGCTCACGCCGGCGTTGTTCATCGGTCTGCTGCTGGTGGCCCGGCGGTGGCGCGCGGCGGCGGTCGCCACGGTCGTCGCCCTCGGCGCCACGGCCCTCGCGGCATCGGCGGATCCCGACGCCTCACGTTTCTACTGGAGCGAGGCGCTGTGGGACACCAACCGGGTGGGCCGCCTCGGTTACGTCTCGAACCAGTCCGTGCAGGGCATCCTGGCCCGCCTGGGCGAACCGGACCGGGCGGTGTGGGCGGCGGCGGTCGTGCTGGTCCTCGGCGTGTGGGCGCTGCGGGCCCGCCGGGCGGTCGCCGCGGGAGACTGGACGGCGGCGTTCGCCCTGACCGGCCTCGCCGCCTGTCTCGTCAGCCCGATCACCTGGGTGCACCATCTCGTGTGGCTGCTGCCGTCCTTCGCCGTGCTGATCCGCACCGGGCACCCCCGGATCGCGGGCGCCCTGTACGCGGTGCTGTGCACCAGCGTGGTGTGGCTGTGGTTCGACGACGCGTCCGGCGTCGACGGGTTCCTGGGCAGCAACACCTACGCCTGGATCACCCTGGGCCTGCTGCTGTGGCTGCCGGTCGATCAGCCCCCGGACCGGCGGACCGGCAGCCGCAGCACCAGCACCACGACCGCCGCACCCAGCCCGGCGGCACCCGCGATCAGCCCCGCTGCCGTCCAGCCGGAGTCGGCCTCCTCGGGCACCGCGGCCGCGACGGCGGGCGGAGTCGGCGCCGCCGGTCGCGCGGCAGCCCTCGACGCGTCGAGCGAACCCACCGGATCGACCCGGCTGCCCGCCTTGAACCCCCAGTCGAGCAGCGAGCGGGCCTCCTCGTACACCGCGGAGCCGCCGCCCTCCTGA
- the mptB gene encoding polyprenol phosphomannose-dependent alpha 1,6 mannosyltransferase MptB, translated as MAFPVDLRRCQILGLAGTAFLAAGGETAGALPVRDLLHPASARAALGLVGVYFGLVLLIAAWALLGRLVRGPRPPAPRALLLVLAVWAAPLLLAPPLFSRDVYSYLAQGAMVDAHMDVYAHGPSHLGGPLAGEVAPLWRHTGAPYGPVFLAVAAGLSALTRGDVPAGLVGMRLVALAGVALMAAALPRLARHSGADPSAALWLGALNPLVLLHLVAGAHNDAVMLGLLGAGLVAALGRWPLLGAVLVTLAALVKAPAVLGLAAVVVLQIRAGRGTAKALVTTAVAAAGTTVAATAAAGTGYGWIGALNTPVSPQNWALTTLLGRATRALLEHLGSDLAPLAIPAWHALGVVAAGVAIVLIWFRLRPRPVYALGLSLAAVAALGPAIRPWYALWGLFLIAAAAPSTSVRHRMAAVTGVLALCVLPSGGPADTGQLLLAVSGGALAVVVLWQAHQAELAPALGRTA; from the coding sequence ATGGCTTTCCCCGTCGATCTCCGCCGCTGCCAGATACTCGGTCTGGCCGGTACCGCCTTCCTCGCGGCAGGCGGTGAGACGGCCGGAGCCCTGCCCGTAAGGGACCTCCTCCACCCGGCCTCCGCACGCGCCGCCCTCGGCCTGGTGGGGGTGTACTTCGGACTCGTCCTGCTCATCGCGGCCTGGGCGCTGCTGGGCCGCCTGGTCCGAGGACCCAGACCGCCCGCTCCCCGCGCCCTGCTGCTCGTCCTCGCCGTCTGGGCCGCCCCGCTGCTGCTCGCCCCGCCGCTGTTCAGCCGGGACGTGTACAGCTACCTAGCCCAGGGGGCGATGGTCGACGCGCACATGGACGTGTACGCGCACGGGCCGTCCCACCTCGGCGGCCCGCTCGCCGGCGAGGTCGCCCCGCTCTGGCGGCACACCGGCGCCCCCTACGGCCCGGTGTTCCTCGCCGTCGCGGCGGGCCTGTCGGCGCTGACGCGCGGTGACGTGCCCGCCGGGCTGGTCGGGATGCGGCTGGTCGCGCTCGCCGGCGTGGCCCTGATGGCGGCCGCACTGCCCCGCCTGGCCCGCCACAGCGGCGCCGACCCGTCCGCCGCGCTGTGGCTGGGCGCCCTCAACCCGCTCGTCCTGCTGCACCTGGTCGCGGGCGCCCACAACGACGCCGTCATGCTGGGCCTGCTCGGCGCCGGCCTGGTCGCGGCGCTCGGCCGGTGGCCGTTGCTCGGCGCCGTCCTCGTCACGCTCGCCGCGCTGGTCAAGGCACCCGCCGTGCTCGGGCTGGCCGCCGTCGTCGTCCTCCAGATCCGCGCGGGCCGAGGGACGGCGAAGGCTCTCGTGACGACCGCCGTCGCGGCCGCGGGGACGACTGTCGCGGCCACGGCCGCGGCCGGCACCGGATACGGCTGGATCGGCGCCCTGAACACCCCCGTCTCGCCCCAGAACTGGGCCCTGACCACCCTGCTCGGCCGCGCCACCCGGGCCCTGCTGGAACACCTCGGCAGCGATCTCGCGCCCCTGGCGATCCCCGCCTGGCACGCGCTGGGCGTCGTGGCGGCCGGGGTCGCGATCGTCCTGATCTGGTTCCGGCTGCGCCCGCGACCGGTGTACGCGCTGGGCCTGAGCCTGGCGGCGGTGGCCGCGCTCGGCCCGGCGATCCGCCCCTGGTACGCCCTGTGGGGCCTGTTCCTCATCGCCGCCGCCGCGCCCAGCACTTCCGTACGCCACCGCATGGCGGCCGTGACCGGCGTGCTCGCGCTGTGCGTCCTGCCCAGCGGCGGCCCGGCCGACACCGGGCAACTCCTGCTGGCCGTCTCCGGCGGCGCACTCGCGGTCGTCGTGCTGTGGCAGGCACACCAGGCCGAGCTGGCCCCGGCACTGGGACGCACGGCATGA
- a CDS encoding glutaminase yields the protein MTPSTTFQPVLERIAEEIDRTPGRGRPADYIPALAARDPRSFGMAVAEPDGTVYGVGDWRRPFSAQSITKVFTLALVLAREGDALWEHVGREPSGNPFNSLVQLEYENGIPRNPFINAGALVVTDRLHTRTGDASGELLAFLRAESGNTDLTFDKEVAVSESAHGDRNAALGHFMASYGNIDNPVPVLLDQYFRQCSIAASCADLALATTFLARHGIRADGTRLLTRSQAKQINAIMLTCGTYDAAGDFAYRVGLPGKSGVGGGIIAVVPGRCTLCVWSPGLDERGNSVAGVAALDRFTTLTGLSVF from the coding sequence ATGACGCCGTCGACGACCTTCCAGCCGGTCCTGGAGCGCATCGCCGAGGAGATCGATCGGACTCCCGGCCGTGGCCGGCCCGCCGACTACATCCCGGCGCTCGCCGCCCGCGACCCGCGCAGCTTCGGCATGGCCGTCGCCGAGCCGGACGGCACGGTGTACGGGGTGGGGGACTGGCGGCGGCCCTTCTCCGCGCAGTCCATCACCAAGGTCTTCACCCTCGCCCTCGTCCTGGCCCGTGAGGGCGACGCCCTGTGGGAGCACGTGGGCCGCGAGCCCTCCGGCAACCCCTTCAACTCCCTGGTCCAGCTGGAGTACGAGAACGGCATCCCGCGCAACCCGTTCATCAACGCGGGCGCCCTCGTCGTCACCGACCGGCTGCACACCCGTACCGGCGACGCGTCGGGTGAACTGCTGGCGTTCCTGCGGGCGGAGAGCGGCAACACGGACCTGACCTTCGACAAGGAGGTCGCCGTGTCCGAGTCCGCCCACGGCGACCGCAACGCCGCGCTCGGGCACTTCATGGCGTCCTACGGCAACATCGACAACCCCGTGCCGGTCCTGCTCGACCAGTACTTCCGGCAGTGTTCGATCGCGGCGTCCTGCGCCGACCTCGCCCTCGCCACCACCTTCCTCGCCCGGCACGGCATACGTGCCGACGGCACCCGGCTGCTCACCCGCAGCCAGGCCAAGCAGATCAACGCGATCATGCTGACCTGCGGGACGTACGACGCGGCGGGCGATTTCGCCTACCGCGTGGGCCTGCCCGGCAAGAGCGGCGTCGGCGGCGGCATCATCGCGGTCGTCCCGGGCCGCTGCACGCTGTGCGTGTGGAGCCCGGGTCTGGACGAACGGGGCAACTCGGTGGCGGGCGTGGCGGCCCTGGACAGATTCACGACGCTGACCGGACTGTCGGTGTTCTGA
- the aspA gene encoding aspartate ammonia-lyase, whose protein sequence is MTAATRSEHDLLGDRDVPAEAYWGVHTLRATENFPITGTPISAYPHLIDALAAVKEAAALANEELGLLETKKAAAIVAACREIRAGKLHDQFVVDVVQGGAGTSTNMNANEVVANRALELLGHAKGEYRYLHPNEDVNLGQSTNDVYPTAVKIATVFAVRGLLDAMAVLQDAFARKAVEFRDVLKMGRTQLQDAVPMTLGQEFSAYAVMIDEDRSRLAEAVELIHEINLGATAIGTGLNAPAGYAESARRHLAAITGLPLVTAANLVEATQDCGAFVQMSGVLKRIAVKLSKSCNDLRLLSSGPRAGLGEINLPPVQAGSSIMPGKVNPVIPEVVNQVAFEVIGNDVTITMAAEAGQLQLNAFEPIILHSLSESITHLRAACLTLAERCVDGITANTEALRTSVENSIGLVTALNPHIGYTAATDIAKEALATGRGVAELVLEKGLLPAETLAGLLRPEVLAGSDPAPAA, encoded by the coding sequence ATGACCGCCGCCACCCGCTCCGAACACGACCTGCTCGGCGACCGTGACGTTCCCGCCGAGGCCTACTGGGGTGTGCACACCCTGCGGGCCACGGAGAACTTCCCCATCACGGGCACGCCCATCTCCGCCTACCCGCACCTGATCGACGCCCTGGCCGCCGTCAAGGAGGCCGCCGCCCTCGCCAACGAGGAACTCGGCCTGCTGGAGACGAAGAAGGCCGCCGCCATCGTCGCCGCCTGCCGGGAGATCCGCGCCGGCAAGCTGCACGACCAGTTCGTCGTCGACGTCGTCCAGGGCGGCGCGGGCACGTCCACCAACATGAACGCCAACGAGGTCGTGGCGAACCGGGCGCTGGAACTGCTGGGTCACGCCAAGGGCGAGTACCGGTACCTGCACCCGAACGAGGACGTCAACCTCGGCCAGTCCACCAACGATGTCTACCCGACCGCCGTCAAGATCGCGACGGTGTTCGCGGTACGCGGGTTGCTCGACGCGATGGCCGTCCTGCAGGACGCCTTCGCCCGCAAGGCCGTCGAGTTCCGCGACGTTCTCAAGATGGGCCGTACACAGTTGCAGGACGCGGTGCCGATGACGCTCGGTCAGGAATTCTCCGCGTACGCCGTCATGATCGACGAGGACCGGTCCCGTCTTGCCGAGGCCGTCGAACTGATCCATGAGATCAACCTCGGAGCCACGGCGATCGGCACCGGCCTCAACGCCCCCGCCGGATACGCCGAGTCGGCCCGCCGCCACCTCGCGGCCATCACCGGCCTGCCCCTGGTGACGGCGGCCAACCTGGTCGAGGCGACCCAGGACTGCGGCGCCTTCGTCCAGATGTCCGGCGTGCTCAAGCGCATCGCGGTCAAGCTCTCCAAGAGCTGCAACGACCTGCGGCTGCTGTCCTCCGGCCCGCGCGCCGGGCTCGGCGAGATCAACCTGCCGCCGGTGCAGGCCGGTTCGTCCATCATGCCCGGCAAGGTCAACCCGGTGATCCCCGAGGTCGTCAACCAGGTCGCCTTCGAGGTGATCGGCAACGACGTCACCATCACCATGGCAGCCGAGGCCGGGCAGCTCCAGCTCAACGCCTTCGAGCCGATCATCCTGCACTCCCTGTCGGAGTCCATCACGCACCTTCGCGCGGCCTGCCTCACCCTCGCGGAACGCTGCGTGGACGGCATCACCGCCAACACCGAGGCGCTGCGAACGAGTGTCGAGAACTCCATCGGCCTCGTCACCGCCCTCAACCCGCACATCGGCTACACGGCCGCCACCGACATCGCCAAGGAAGCCCTCGCCACCGGCAGGGGCGTGGCGGAACTCGTCCTGGAGAAGGGCCTGCTGCCCGCCGAGACGCTCGCCGGGCTGCTGCGCCCGGAGGTCCTGGCAGGCAGCGACCCGGCTCCGGCGGCCTGA